A region of the Stieleria neptunia genome:
CCCGGCGGAACGGACAACGACGTCGCCTGGAACACCGCGGCCAACGAACTCGCCCCGTCGCCGGATCCCAACACCCGTTCGCCCGACTCTGAAGTGGAATCGGCGGCCCACTGCATGCCGACTCGGCGGACGGCAAAATCGTCGTCCGCCGTCACCGTAAAACGCAACGCTTGACTGTCCAACACCCGCGGTGGAATCGATTCGTTTTCGACCAACAGTGTCGGCCGCCGATCGGGAACTCGCTGCACCGTCACGATCATCGGCTCGGCCGCCGCCAATCCGTCTCGATCGGTCCAGTGCAGTCGGACGCTTTCGACCGAGGTCCCCAAGTCCGCCGCGAATTGATTGCCCTGAACGGCGACCGGTGTTCCGTCGACCGTCGCATCGGCCAAGGCAGACGAAACGGTCAGCCGCAGCTTCGCCGCGGCGCCTTCGACGATGCGAATCACACCGGCGTCGTAATCCGTCTGCAGCGTGCCGCCGTCGATTCGCCCGGCCAAATAGTCCGGCAACTGAACCGTTGCAATGACGTTCGTCAATTCTGGCCGAAGCTTGGGGATCAATCGAACCCGGCGGCGTGCATCACCCACTCGGACGTCCGCGATCGATGGCTCGAACAACCGTGGCAATTCGAACGAGTAGCTCGCCGGAACAGAGTCGTCGGATCGAGTCACACGAGCCGTGGATCGCCGTGTTCCGATCCGAAGAGTCGCTTCACGCGGCGTCCAGCGACTTTGGGGATCCAACGCCACCGTCCATCCAGACGACTCGTCGCGCGGCACGACCCGTTCGGGCGGAAACGGTTGCAGGGTCACAAACGTAAAACGATCGATCGCAGCCAAGGGAGCGAACAGCCGTGTCGCCGCGTTCCCAACCGCATGCGGGGCAAGCACAAACACCAAGACGGCCGACGCTAGCAACGCGGCCAATCCACGGACCATGACGTGTAGACGCGATTCCGGAAGCGCCTGATGAAACTCGCGCGTTACCGCTTCGTCGGCCACTTGCTCAAGCGCCGCCACACACAGCGTCACCGAACGAGCCTGCTCCGATTCACAGTCCGCCAATTCCAACGCACCGACCAAGTGATCGCCAAACACAGGGTCGCGCCGCCGGATCACCTCGGCAACACGCAACGGTGACCGGCAATCCCAAAGGGTTTGCCACAGACGCATCACCGCGATGCCCATCGCCGCGACCATCACCGCCAATAGACCACAACGAATCCAGACGGGTGTGTCGCCGAATCGGTCGGCGATCAGCAACACCCCAAACACGGTCATGGCGATCAACAGAAAACGAAGCAGATGATCACGCCCCACCCTCCACACCAGCGCACGACGAAACTCGGCCAGTTTGTCGAGCAAACGGGCGGGAATCGAGATGTGATGGGATTGCCGGGTGGTCATGGGGTGGGAGGTGGCAGAAAAATGGAGGGCAGAAAAATGGAAAAGAAAAGACAGCCTAGCAATCGAAACTTCAAAGTTAAAACCAACCCTCAAACGCCTCCGGCCCATTTCCGCGCGACCCAAAACAACGCCAGTCCGGCGATGATGGCCGACAGCACCGCGGGGTGATTCCACCACTGGATGCGTCGCATGGTGGACGGGTCGGGGGGCAGGCGATTGAGTTGATCGACGAGCTGGCCGACTTGATCGGCCGCGAACGTCTGGCCTCGACCGACCTTGGCGACCTCACGCATGATATCACGCCGCGCCGGCCGGCCGACCTGTTCCTCCCCCCTGCCCTGCACCGCGACGCGCGCCCGGACGGTGGATTCTTCCGAAGGGTGCCGGAGCGTCAATGCATGCACGCCGTACTGGTCCAACTGGGTCTGCGCGGTGAACACGCCCCACTGCGAATCTTCGCGTTGCAGTCGCAGCGAACGGCTCGAACCGGTGGGCGAAACGATTTCCACGGTCGCCGCGTCGGCTTGCGAGGGCATCCCGCCGCTGGTCATGACGCTGGCTCGCAAGGTCACGGTTTCTCCGATCTCCGGTTGATCGGGTCGATAGGACAGCCGCATGGTTTCTCCGACCGCCATGTTACGTTGATAGGCCATCCAACGAATCACTTGGCCCCAAAACCGATAGTGGTATTTGTCCTCGACGCCCATCCGCCAACGCCAGACGGAATCGCTGCCCATGAACAGGACCTTGCCGGCAGCGGCCGGGCGTGTGACCAGCAACGGCACGCGCCCAGATTGATTGCTTGCCTCGGCGTGCACCGCCAACACCTCGCTGCCCGCTTTGGCGCGGGTGACCGCGGCGTACCAATAAAACCCCGGCAGCGATTCCCAGACCGCCCAGTTGGTCTGCGGGTCATCGTCCAGCGCCGTCAACAGGCTGCGTCGCCCCGCCCCCGTCAACGCAAACGATGCCGGCACGCCGTTTCCAACCCCGAGCGGCCTGGCCCGATCAATCACGACGGGAATCAACTCTCCCAGCTCACTGGCAAACAACGACGCCTGCCGCCCGCGCGGCCCCGGCATCAACACCAGCCCCACCGCCTGCTGCTCGACCAAGCCGCGGATCTGACGACACTGCTCAACAGTCAATTGCCCTTCCGCGACGCCGACATCGCCCAAGAAGATCACATCGTACGACGCCAGCTCCGCGGGATCCTCCGGCAGCGACGCCAAGTAGTCTTCGCCGCCGCCCCCGACCCCGGGCAACTCGGGATGATAGAGCAAACAGGAAACGTCGATCCCCGGATCACGCAACAACGCATTCCGCAAATAGCGATACTCCCATCTGGGCGTCCCTTCGATGACCAAGACACGCAATTTCTCTTCGCGAATTTCGATCGTCTTGCTCAACCGATTGTTCTCCGGATTGGTTTCCGATTCGATCACGGGCGACTGGATGGTCAAGGCATAAGTCCCTGCCTGGTCGGATTGCCACAAGAACGCCCCATCGAAGCGAGCGCCCGGGCGGATTGAAAGGGTCTGGGTGTCCGCGACGCGATCGACTTCGCGCAACGACACGGTCACTTCGCGGATCTCGCCAAACCAGTTTCGAATCGTGAAGGGAATCTGGACGGGTTTCGCGACGACACCGAAGGTCGGCACGTCGGCGGAAACGAGTTCGATGTCGGGCAAGCGATCGGGGCTGCCAATCGGAATCGAATTCACGCGTGCGCGACCACCGCTGCGGGCGGCGATTTCCGCCGCCGCCTGAACGGGTGAACGCCCGCGATTGAAATCGCCATCGGACACCAACACGAACGCGACCGCCGATTCGTGACGCTCGGCCGCCCGATCCAACGCGCCGCCCAAATCGCTGCCCCCGTCGCCCGAATCATCGTTGGATTCGTCGCTGGATTCGTCGAGCGCGAGGTCCACTTTTTTGAATCGATTGTCCAACCGCGTCCACGCCGCGTCTCCTCGGATGCGGTCGGCGATCTCTTGACGACTGGCCGATTGAAGCCCCGATTGAACATCACGTGTCTGCATGCTCGCCGAGCGATCGATCAACAAGACGACCTCTCCCTTGCGTTCCGAATCGATCTGGTACGTCGTCTCGGGTTGCCACAACAAACCGATCGCGACGGTCACCAAGACGACACGCAGACTCTCGACCACGGCGACACGCCACCGGCGACCGCTTCGTCGCCAGGCGATCCATGCGAACCAAATCACGGCGATGATCGCAGCGGCAGAGATCACGACCATCGCGATTCACCTCGCGTGCGCGGCGGCAACGTCAACCAGGCTTCACACAACATCCCGACGATCATCATCACCCAGATCACCCCCCAGATCTCGTGCACCAGACCGCCGCCGGAGTCGGCTTGGGGACCGCGCAGGACGACGTGGTTCCAGCGTCCATCGCCGAGCAACCCCTGGAGCTGCGAATCGGAGATCGTCTGGGGATCGGATTCCGCCGCCGGACGATTGATCGCCAACACGCGCGGCGGGCCTTCCGCGGAGTGTCGCTGTGCAAACACGCCGGCGCCATGTCCCAGTGGTATGCCGACGGCTTCGTTGTCGCTGGCAAGCAGCGTTTCAATGCCTGCCGTTTCATTGAATGCCCCCGCCCCCGTTTGCACGGTTTGCAAACGTCGGTCGTCGGTGCCCGCCACGATTCCGCCATCACCGGCAATCTGCAGCGGGCTTGCCTCGATCGCTTCGGACAACAATCCATACAGCACCAATCCATCCCTGACGAACAAGCTGTCGGGATCGATCACATCGGCTCCGCAAAACCAAGCCGCTCCGCTGCCGACGCGTACCTTTCCGATCCAAAGCTCCCCCGCACCGATCTCCGCCAACCGCACCATCTGGCCGTCGAGGCAACACGACGCGGCGATCGGCAATTCCCACTGGTCAAATCTGGCTTGCCGAACGGTGCCCCGAGTCCATTGTTCCCAGCGGACCGCCTGGAACTCGTTCGCGCGGTCGACGTCCGACGGCGGAAAGAAGACGACGCTGCCGCCGCTCTCGAGAAACCGCGTGACCGCCGCGGCGTCGTCGCCGACGGGCAACTGTCCCTGCCAAATCAAACACGCCACACCACCGGTCAGCTGCCCCGGTCGCTGCAAACGACTCCCCTGCTCTGCCCCGCCCGGCGAGTCCTCGGCAACAACCACGTTGCCCAGAACGTCCGCGGCCACTTCCAAGGCCAAACACGGCGACTGGGTAACCAACCCGATGGGTCGATCCCGATCGGCGGACGCGACGAAAAACCAATCATCATCCGCGGCGTTCACGTCCGCCGGTATCGAAACCCGGCCGTAAAGGGTGTCCTGGTCGTCCGGCACCGGAACACGCGCATCGATCAATTCCCCCCGTCCCCCGTCGACCCGGACGTCGAAGGTTTTGGTCACGCCTCCGACCAAGACTCGCAGCGGAACGACGACCGAGGCATCGTCCTGTCGCTGGACGACCGCCGAAACCGTCAGCTGCTTGTCTGAACCGGGATCACTGTCTGAACCGGTGTCGACGACGCGTTGGCGGGTTACCACCACCGACGTGTTGACGCGCGGGTCCTCTGCGACGTCCACCAGGTGCAGACGAACGCCGTCGCCCAACGACTCGGCCGCCTCAGCAACTTGGCTCCACGACTCGGCATCCGGACGCCAATCGTTTGCTTGACCATCGCTGCAGACCCAAACGTCGGCGACCGGATGATCATGGTCCATCAAGTACTGCATCGCGACGCGCAACATCGTCGGCACGTCCGCCGCAGATGCCGCCCCACCGGTCCACTGTGGATCGGTCAATGCGTCGACATCCGCCAACTCGATCGGTGCGACACTGACGCTGTCGATCAGCACCACGCGCCCGGTGCCCAGCGTCCGCAGCGTCTCCGCAACGCGGCGGAGTGCGGCCGCCTGGTGGGTCAATCCGGATTCGGTTCGACGCTGCATGCTGGCAGACCGGTCCAAGACCACCACCGACGGTGCCCCGGAAACGACACGGCTGGCCGCCACGCCGAACATGCCACTGGAAAGTGGACGCGCCAGCGCGAACACGACGGCCGCAACGACCAAGGTTCGCACCGCAAGGATCAACCACCGCCTCAGCTTTGCCGGACCACGACGTGCCTGGGTGGCGCGGCGGAGAAACATCATCGCCGCCCACGGCGCGGTGGGATGCCGGCGACGGTGAATCAGATGAATCACAATCGGGATCAGCACAAGCGGAAGAGCCCACAGCGCTCCGAGTCTCAAAAAGCTCATACAGCCGAATCTCGTCCTCGCCCGGCCAAAAACCCCATCAGCGACTCTTCGATCGGCCGGTCCAACATCACACGGTGGTAGTCGACTGCGGTTTCGCGGCTGATCCGTTCCACCTCCTCGAGGAAGTCCTGGACGGCGTCGGCATAACCGGCGGCAATCTCATCG
Encoded here:
- a CDS encoding BatA domain-containing protein, with the translated sequence MSFLRLGALWALPLVLIPIVIHLIHRRRHPTAPWAAMMFLRRATQARRGPAKLRRWLILAVRTLVVAAVVFALARPLSSGMFGVAASRVVSGAPSVVVLDRSASMQRRTESGLTHQAAALRRVAETLRTLGTGRVVLIDSVSVAPIELADVDALTDPQWTGGAASAADVPTMLRVAMQYLMDHDHPVADVWVCSDGQANDWRPDAESWSQVAEAAESLGDGVRLHLVDVAEDPRVNTSVVVTRQRVVDTGSDSDPGSDKQLTVSAVVQRQDDASVVVPLRVLVGGVTKTFDVRVDGGRGELIDARVPVPDDQDTLYGRVSIPADVNAADDDWFFVASADRDRPIGLVTQSPCLALEVAADVLGNVVVAEDSPGGAEQGSRLQRPGQLTGGVACLIWQGQLPVGDDAAAVTRFLESGGSVVFFPPSDVDRANEFQAVRWEQWTRGTVRQARFDQWELPIAASCCLDGQMVRLAEIGAGELWIGKVRVGSGAAWFCGADVIDPDSLFVRDGLVLYGLLSEAIEASPLQIAGDGGIVAGTDDRRLQTVQTGAGAFNETAGIETLLASDNEAVGIPLGHGAGVFAQRHSAEGPPRVLAINRPAAESDPQTISDSQLQGLLGDGRWNHVVLRGPQADSGGGLVHEIWGVIWVMMIVGMLCEAWLTLPPRTRGESRWS